In one window of Silvanigrella paludirubra DNA:
- a CDS encoding glycosyltransferase, with protein sequence MKILFLVGIYPPKICGIGDYTYKLKMKLDEKNIETKVLDGLNWKTNPFKIYKIIKKYNPDIIHIQYPLTGLSAHILLLMCFLKYKILITAHEFAETHWTRKISMFIFPLSKAIIWTTNLELNNFKKYFPIRIPCKHKVIPIASNIPFIESKPYFQRDKIMGFFGGIRPSKGLEEFFELVELLEKENSFKIKVIGSTSEIYMDYFNSIKQKYSHYDIEWNLNLSEKDVALELSKMKYIYLPFEDGASERRGSLLAAIGNGACVISTAGKYLTPIIKSSIHIADTHLMAKEIIENAEKNFNVESKNGMNEVKKYYNWDKIINLNIDLYKEVLKNS encoded by the coding sequence ATGAAAATATTATTTCTTGTAGGTATATATCCTCCTAAAATTTGTGGAATTGGAGACTATACTTATAAATTAAAAATGAAACTAGATGAAAAAAATATTGAAACTAAAGTTCTTGATGGCCTAAATTGGAAAACAAATCCTTTTAAAATATATAAAATTATAAAAAAATATAATCCGGATATTATTCATATTCAATATCCACTCACAGGATTGTCCGCGCATATATTATTATTAATGTGCTTTTTGAAATATAAAATATTAATAACTGCTCATGAATTTGCCGAAACCCATTGGACTAGAAAAATATCAATGTTTATTTTTCCTCTATCAAAAGCTATTATTTGGACAACAAATTTAGAACTAAATAATTTTAAAAAATATTTTCCCATAAGAATTCCCTGTAAACATAAAGTGATTCCTATTGCAAGTAATATTCCATTTATTGAATCCAAACCATATTTTCAAAGAGATAAAATTATGGGTTTTTTTGGTGGAATTAGGCCTTCAAAAGGTTTAGAAGAGTTTTTTGAACTTGTTGAGTTATTAGAAAAAGAAAATAGTTTTAAAATAAAAGTTATTGGTTCAACTTCAGAAATTTATATGGATTATTTTAATTCAATTAAACAAAAATACTCTCACTATGATATTGAATGGAATTTAAATCTAAGTGAAAAAGATGTGGCTTTAGAGTTGAGTAAAATGAAGTATATTTATTTACCTTTTGAAGATGGAGCCTCAGAAAGAAGAGGCTCATTGTTAGCTGCCATCGGAAATGGTGCTTGCGTAATTTCTACAGCTGGTAAATATTTAACTCCCATTATTAAATCATCAATACATATTGCTGATACGCATTTAATGGCTAAAGAAATTATTGAAAATGCAGAAAAAAATTTCAATGTGGAAAGTAAAAATGGAATGAATGAAGTAAAAAAATATTATAACTGGGATAAGATAATTAATTTAAATATAGACTTGTACAAAGAAGTTTTAAAAAATTCCTAA
- a CDS encoding CDP-glycerol glycerophosphotransferase family protein, with amino-acid sequence MGKNKKFLIHLISNKISLFVSILFYPLYLFLGLLRKTRLINGKYYVLSAASGKLINDNSKYLLLNYRNNPKFIYLVKEKSLLKFKKEYNLNIEYFYTLKAFYYLIFAKKFFLSHGTYDLSPIFMNRVSVIQLWHGVPLKKVVNDIQRNNSIFKKILFYFYPQLNYSYCDQLLVGGDKCMLSHAFQKPLDHCQKIGFPRYLAFDKNFSDVNSDILYNQELKNLEKFKKEGMKLIVYAPTYRQYDDSKEIITTLKSLQSLENCIIIYKGHVIGSQLHLDESSKNKIYIYKEPDPYPLMNICDVLITDYSSLFIDYSVTGKPFILYMHDYEKYKKTVGLYYDLKNDFKELSCFNPEELLKLVNSFLNSNVNIKPFIQVKNDFILKDNRLLFNIKEFEQKLL; translated from the coding sequence ATGGGAAAAAACAAGAAATTCTTGATACATTTAATTAGTAACAAGATTTCTTTATTTGTGTCAATCTTATTTTATCCACTTTATTTATTTCTCGGTCTATTAAGAAAAACAAGATTAATAAATGGAAAATACTATGTATTATCAGCTGCTTCTGGAAAACTTATTAATGATAATTCTAAGTATTTATTATTAAATTATAGAAATAATCCCAAATTTATTTATCTTGTTAAAGAAAAAAGTTTATTAAAATTTAAAAAAGAATATAACTTAAATATAGAATATTTTTATACATTAAAGGCATTTTATTATTTAATCTTTGCAAAAAAGTTTTTTTTATCGCATGGAACATATGACCTTTCCCCTATTTTTATGAATAGAGTTTCGGTTATACAGCTATGGCATGGTGTTCCGCTAAAGAAGGTTGTTAATGATATACAACGTAATAATAGTATATTTAAAAAGATTTTATTTTATTTTTATCCACAATTAAACTACTCATATTGCGATCAGCTGTTAGTAGGTGGCGATAAATGTATGCTTAGTCATGCATTTCAAAAGCCCTTAGATCATTGTCAAAAGATAGGTTTCCCTAGGTATCTAGCTTTTGACAAAAATTTTTCAGATGTAAATTCTGATATTTTATATAATCAAGAATTAAAAAATCTGGAAAAATTTAAAAAAGAGGGCATGAAGCTTATAGTCTATGCTCCAACGTATAGACAATATGACGATTCTAAAGAAATTATTACTACATTAAAAAGTCTTCAATCTTTAGAAAATTGTATTATTATTTATAAGGGTCATGTTATTGGCTCTCAATTACATTTAGATGAAAGCTCTAAAAATAAGATTTATATTTATAAAGAACCAGATCCCTATCCTTTAATGAATATCTGCGATGTTCTTATCACAGATTATTCAAGCTTATTTATAGATTATTCTGTGACTGGTAAGCCTTTTATATTATACATGCATGATTATGAAAAATATAAGAAAACAGTTGGTTTATATTATGATCTCAAAAATGACTTCAAAGAATTATCTTGTTTCAATCCAGAGGAATTACTAAAATTAGTGAATTCTTTTCTCAATAGTAATGTTAATATAAAGCCCTTTATTCAAGTAAAAAATGATTTTATTTTGAAAGATAATCGCTTATTATTTAATATCAAAGAATTTGAACAAAAACTTTTATAA
- a CDS encoding adenylyltransferase/cytidyltransferase family protein, which yields MLLGYTTGVFDLFHIGHLNLLRNAKSICDKLIVGVTTDELVSYKHKKAVIPFHERVEIIRSVKYVDSVIAQESMDKFEVWRKVKFDVMIVGDDWYSSDKWSDYEKQFKEVGVKIIFFPYLKGTSSTIINQTLQNLRLDNRQ from the coding sequence ATGCTTTTAGGTTACACTACAGGAGTTTTTGATCTATTTCATATTGGTCATTTAAATTTACTTAGAAATGCAAAATCAATTTGCGATAAGTTAATTGTCGGCGTTACTACTGACGAACTTGTTTCATATAAACACAAGAAAGCTGTAATTCCATTTCATGAAAGAGTTGAAATCATTAGAAGCGTTAAATACGTTGATTCCGTAATTGCTCAAGAGAGTATGGATAAATTTGAAGTATGGAGAAAAGTTAAATTTGATGTAATGATTGTTGGCGATGATTGGTACTCTTCAGACAAATGGTCTGACTATGAAAAACAATTTAAAGAAGTGGGTGTTAAAATTATTTTTTTCCCATACCTTAAAGGAACTTCTTCTACAATTATTAATCAAACGTTACAAAATCTTCGTTTAGATAACAGGCAATAA
- a CDS encoding O-antigen polymerase has protein sequence MINIYYKNVLESLYVYILFFLLCYNDFISGVIFGALASSPVLFLVPFFAILEVYYIIKYRKIEYSKMDIYIISFLIFSIFISIFYIFFFMLLRGTDSFQNASYFFRFTSYLITISALFITYRHSKYIFINFKPMNIYFGIFAITLTQILILIIEIMTMPNAFSFLHFVYPAPYFGIRLLAYEASVSAFIVPVLIAIALYYSNFVRKSKISSFICISFFVFYSIVTTSKGFLLSNFLTIGLFLFVLFFFYKNKTRNFIIIFLVICFIPIFLIYFYPIFIEKMTSENQALTFSTRFLDTISGVFGLIDYPLGHGFGVHQEALLELYSSNSNKLNFILGSNIDISEISRFSYDNRGLDNKSLFSFALNISGIFALYLMYQILKFFLTKNFVSHIQLYLFLYVVLSLTFFISFNGNYLLAVYIAFLEINVFIPKQNNV, from the coding sequence ATGATTAATATCTATTATAAAAATGTTTTAGAGTCTCTATATGTATATATATTATTTTTTTTATTATGTTATAATGATTTTATTTCTGGAGTTATTTTTGGAGCATTAGCTTCTAGTCCAGTTCTTTTTTTAGTCCCATTTTTCGCAATTTTAGAAGTATATTATATTATTAAATATAGAAAAATTGAGTATAGTAAAATGGATATATATATAATTTCATTTTTAATTTTCTCAATTTTTATTAGTATTTTTTATATATTCTTTTTTATGTTATTGAGAGGAACGGATTCATTCCAAAATGCGTCCTATTTTTTCAGGTTTACATCTTATTTAATAACAATAAGTGCATTATTTATTACATATAGACATTCAAAATATATTTTTATTAATTTTAAACCAATGAATATTTATTTTGGTATTTTTGCAATAACACTTACACAAATATTAATATTAATAATTGAAATAATGACTATGCCAAATGCGTTTTCATTTTTACATTTTGTTTATCCCGCTCCTTATTTTGGAATAAGATTATTGGCTTATGAAGCTAGTGTTTCTGCTTTCATAGTTCCTGTTTTAATTGCAATTGCATTATACTACAGTAATTTTGTCAGAAAATCTAAAATTTCATCTTTTATATGTATTTCATTTTTTGTTTTTTACTCAATTGTAACAACTTCAAAAGGATTTTTGCTTTCTAATTTTTTAACTATAGGATTGTTTTTATTCGTTTTATTTTTCTTTTATAAAAATAAAACTAGAAACTTTATAATTATTTTTCTTGTAATTTGCTTCATTCCAATATTTTTAATTTATTTTTATCCCATATTTATAGAAAAAATGACTTCTGAAAACCAAGCATTAACTTTCTCAACTCGATTTTTAGATACTATTTCTGGCGTTTTTGGACTCATTGATTATCCATTAGGACATGGGTTTGGAGTTCATCAAGAAGCTCTTTTGGAGTTATACTCAAGTAATTCAAATAAATTAAACTTCATTCTAGGATCAAATATTGATATCTCCGAAATATCTCGTTTTTCTTATGATAATAGGGGGCTAGATAATAAAAGTTTGTTTTCATTTGCTTTAAATATTAGCGGTATTTTTGCTTTATATTTAATGTATCAAATTTTAAAATTTTTCTTAACTAAAAATTTTGTGAGTCATATTCAACTTTATTTATTTTTATATGTTGTTTTGTCTTTAACTTTTTTTATCTCATTTAATGGAAATTATTTGTTAGCTGTTTATATTGCATTTTTAGAAATCAATGTTTTTATTCCAAAGCAAAATAACGTTTAA
- a CDS encoding lipopolysaccharide biosynthesis protein, whose amino-acid sequence MNFFKMKQIFQRNQILKDKFSNAILLSISQIISLIFNFLAILIIARENTLENFGVFSICLTIYNILAIFSELGIYGNIGTSLSKNKFNENDLFGFSILVSLVLSLVFLISLSIIYPIINIFYNDSLKLLILNSGIISFSFLFAYALPFIMTGSEKIKIFSLFNFSNNFIYFIFVIFQTYILKDKNISSYINYKSLSIIIGIILVFLILKPRFKNQKVIFKNIYSDWKKFGFHCFLGRLYNSTIPFLLVLLVGYILSEKSAAIFRVSFNFINPLLLVFLSFTQTMAKKVSNLPSIPKNTFYSNILISLFLVLGSAIGGFILIEYFLGEKYKSSLPLFLIMLICCFLYGNYRMYYEWLVLNGHGKMVMNASRFAFLFIALFSIPLMKIFDIYGAPIALVGSFSVCTIFVFYYYRSVLKEVNFAKKPELLDSFNK is encoded by the coding sequence GTGAATTTTTTTAAAATGAAACAAATCTTTCAAAGAAACCAGATATTAAAAGATAAATTTTCTAATGCAATTTTATTGTCTATCTCACAAATTATATCACTTATTTTTAATTTTTTAGCAATTTTAATTATTGCGAGAGAAAATACCTTAGAAAATTTTGGAGTATTTTCCATTTGCTTAACAATTTATAATATTTTAGCAATATTTTCTGAACTTGGAATCTATGGTAATATAGGAACAAGTCTGTCAAAAAATAAATTCAATGAAAATGATTTATTTGGTTTTTCTATATTAGTTTCATTGGTTTTATCGTTAGTTTTTTTAATTTCTCTATCAATCATTTATCCAATTATAAATATTTTTTATAATGATAGTTTAAAATTATTAATATTAAATTCAGGAATAATATCGTTTTCATTTTTATTTGCATATGCTCTTCCTTTTATTATGACTGGGTCTGAAAAAATTAAAATATTTAGTTTATTTAATTTTTCTAATAACTTTATTTATTTTATTTTTGTTATTTTTCAAACATATATATTAAAAGATAAGAATATTTCTTCATATATAAATTATAAGTCACTATCAATAATAATTGGTATAATATTAGTATTTTTGATTTTAAAACCAAGGTTTAAAAATCAAAAAGTAATTTTTAAGAATATTTATTCAGATTGGAAAAAGTTTGGATTTCATTGTTTTTTAGGAAGATTATATAATTCTACGATTCCTTTTTTACTTGTCCTGCTTGTTGGGTATATACTTAGTGAAAAAAGTGCAGCAATTTTTAGAGTGTCTTTTAATTTTATTAATCCATTATTACTTGTTTTTCTTTCATTTACACAGACTATGGCAAAAAAAGTTTCTAATTTACCTTCAATTCCTAAAAATACATTTTATTCAAATATATTAATTTCTTTATTTTTAGTTTTGGGTTCTGCAATTGGTGGTTTTATCTTAATAGAATATTTTCTTGGAGAAAAATATAAAAGCTCGTTACCTTTATTCTTAATTATGCTGATTTGCTGCTTTTTATATGGAAATTATAGGATGTATTATGAATGGTTAGTTTTAAATGGACATGGGAAAATGGTTATGAATGCATCAAGATTTGCATTTTTATTTATAGCATTATTTTCAATTCCTTTAATGAAGATTTTTGATATTTATGGAGCTCCTATTGCACTTGTTGGAAGTTTTTCAGTTTGTACAATATTTGTCTTTTATTATTATAGGTCAGTTTTAAAAGAAGTTAATTTTGCTAAAAAACCTGAATTACTTGACTCATTTAATAAATAA
- a CDS encoding acyltransferase family protein: MENKTAHIKYRPDIDGIRAIAIILTLFFHAKIPYFSGGFIGVDVFFVISGFLITSIILKNLNSNSFSFKEFYIRRVKRIFPVLIVVLISVWLIGWNYFLLDEFKLLNKHLAAGTVFSSNLVLFFESGNYFAASSESKLLLHLWSLAIEEQFYLFWPLSLFIIWKFQKHVLKIIFAIIIISFILNIYTISFNKVMAFYFPFTRFWELLIGGFLAYLNLFKKNSIDIYIDNILNKFYISINASNLKSILGISLIILGLVFCSNSEILYPGFWALFPVIGSFLLIFSDQNSFINKYFLSNRVMVFIGGLSYSLYLWHWPILAFSNTINGGESSLITNTFCLFISLILSYLSYILIEKPIRFSERKLTLNILIFTPIIIGIITSLLYFYKVKPLSSHDPLITKINDSLIDWTAPNAHIYEIYEKSNPKNHNNGKVLYWGDSNMGQYWSRIEKIQNEHPENSKSILFAYQTGCFPVLHVSKINEVDCLKWSEKIYKLRNDPEIDTVVLAANWHALYEAKGIVFNDINNHEEQIFYNSVAMNKFFNQLSSQVKAFKENRKKVYLILNIPVGKEYSPKSLLTRSFINGIKINEKKFVDNPKFMSENLLISSKLKKIADENGAIIIDPTKLLCHNSSCQVMTNDFYPIYLDSTHLNASYVRENASFIDETLLIHEKSFENSKIN, encoded by the coding sequence ATGGAAAATAAAACCGCTCATATAAAATACAGGCCTGATATAGATGGTATAAGAGCTATTGCAATTATTCTAACTTTATTTTTCCATGCAAAAATACCTTATTTTTCAGGAGGCTTTATAGGAGTCGATGTTTTTTTTGTAATATCAGGTTTTTTAATTACAAGTATTATTCTTAAAAATTTAAATTCAAATTCTTTCAGCTTTAAAGAATTTTATATTAGGCGCGTTAAACGAATTTTTCCTGTTCTTATAGTTGTTCTAATATCGGTATGGCTTATTGGATGGAATTATTTTTTATTAGATGAATTTAAGCTTTTAAATAAGCATTTAGCAGCAGGAACTGTTTTCTCATCAAATTTAGTGCTATTTTTTGAGTCTGGAAATTATTTTGCAGCGTCTTCAGAATCTAAACTTCTTTTACATTTATGGTCTCTAGCAATCGAAGAGCAATTTTATTTATTTTGGCCACTTTCATTATTTATTATTTGGAAATTTCAGAAACATGTCTTAAAAATTATTTTTGCTATTATTATCATTTCATTTATTTTAAACATTTATACTATTAGTTTTAATAAAGTCATGGCATTTTATTTTCCATTTACAAGATTTTGGGAGTTATTAATTGGTGGTTTTCTTGCTTATTTAAATTTATTTAAAAAGAATTCAATTGATATTTATATTGATAATATATTAAATAAATTTTATATATCTATAAATGCTTCAAACTTAAAATCTATATTAGGAATCTCTCTTATAATTTTAGGTCTTGTTTTTTGTTCAAATTCAGAAATATTATATCCTGGATTTTGGGCATTATTTCCAGTTATTGGTTCTTTTTTGTTAATTTTTTCAGATCAAAATTCATTTATAAATAAATATTTTTTAAGTAATAGAGTTATGGTTTTTATAGGTGGATTAAGTTATTCTCTTTATTTGTGGCATTGGCCAATCTTAGCTTTTTCAAATACAATTAATGGAGGCGAATCTTCATTAATCACAAATACATTTTGTTTATTTATTTCTTTAATTTTGTCTTATTTAAGTTATATTTTAATAGAAAAACCTATTAGGTTTTCTGAGAGAAAACTGACCCTAAATATTTTAATATTTACTCCAATTATTATTGGTATAATAACTTCGCTTTTATACTTTTATAAGGTCAAGCCACTTAGCTCTCACGATCCATTAATTACAAAAATCAATGATTCCTTAATTGATTGGACAGCTCCAAATGCCCATATTTATGAAATATATGAAAAATCTAATCCAAAAAATCATAATAATGGAAAAGTTTTGTATTGGGGTGACAGTAATATGGGTCAATATTGGTCAAGAATTGAAAAAATTCAAAATGAGCATCCTGAAAATAGCAAATCCATACTTTTTGCTTATCAGACGGGTTGTTTTCCTGTTTTGCATGTGTCTAAAATAAACGAAGTAGATTGTTTAAAATGGAGTGAAAAAATTTACAAATTGAGAAACGATCCTGAAATAGATACGGTCGTTTTAGCAGCAAATTGGCATGCCTTATATGAAGCAAAAGGCATTGTTTTTAATGATATAAATAACCACGAAGAACAAATTTTCTATAATTCTGTAGCGATGAATAAATTTTTTAATCAGCTAAGTAGTCAAGTTAAGGCATTCAAAGAAAATAGGAAAAAAGTATATTTAATTTTAAATATTCCAGTTGGAAAAGAATATTCACCAAAATCATTGCTTACTCGCTCATTTATAAATGGTATTAAAATAAACGAGAAAAAGTTTGTAGATAATCCTAAATTTATGAGTGAAAATCTTTTAATTTCTAGCAAATTGAAAAAAATAGCAGATGAAAATGGGGCAATTATAATTGATCCAACAAAACTCCTTTGCCATAATTCATCATGTCAGGTTATGACAAACGATTTTTATCCAATCTATTTAGATTCAACTCATTTAAACGCTTCATATGTAAGAGAAAATGCTTCTTTTATAGATGAAACTTTATTAATACATGAGAAGTCATTTGAAAATTCAAAAATTAATTAA
- the asnB gene encoding asparagine synthase (glutamine-hydrolyzing) — translation MCGLLFAKLNNIQKSDFLASLMLMEHRGPDVSGKIYQDNNVYLGHNRLSIIDINPRSNQPFSSEDGRYILIYNGEIYNYLELANKYGIQLKTSSDTELLIKLYIKLGIKCLDQLNGIFAFVIYDTIEKNIFAARDRLGVKPLYYYDHDETLIFSSEISSIIKLTSETKIDPVALKQYRLLRTFFNGRTIYKNIKMFPAGSFYKDNRINSYWKFQKIEQAAPTDEELRYLIEDSVRCRLVSDVPVGSYLSGGIDSTIIAKLSGTEHTWTIGSKTNNEFDYAALAAKSCSSQHHEVEYNAEEFYETAKKLIKLRMEPFSVPNEVLIYLMTKKVKQKNTVILSGEGADELFFGYDRIFRWANETKTFNIEKFADLYAYGSVKDLEIIEDALEPFMHFSEPISIVAAFFQTAHLHGLLRRLDNSTMLCSVEAREPFVDYRLIERMAGVPFNYRMKDGIVKAPLKRIFKDIIPKEIIERKKVGFPVKLEEVIPPFIKGDTPMDRWFNFNLQVLGIDEV, via the coding sequence ATGTGCGGGTTATTATTTGCTAAATTAAACAATATTCAAAAGTCTGACTTTCTTGCCAGTCTAATGCTTATGGAGCATAGAGGGCCAGATGTTTCTGGAAAAATATATCAAGATAATAATGTTTATCTTGGTCATAATAGGCTATCAATAATTGATATTAATCCAAGAAGCAATCAGCCTTTTTCATCTGAAGATGGTCGATATATTCTTATTTATAACGGAGAAATTTATAATTATCTTGAACTCGCAAATAAATATGGAATTCAATTAAAAACATCTTCAGATACTGAACTTTTAATAAAGTTATACATAAAACTTGGTATAAAATGTTTAGATCAGTTAAATGGAATTTTTGCATTTGTTATTTATGATACTATTGAAAAAAATATTTTTGCAGCAAGAGATCGTTTAGGTGTAAAACCACTTTATTACTATGATCATGATGAGACTCTTATTTTCTCTTCAGAAATTTCTTCTATCATTAAACTAACAAGCGAAACAAAGATTGATCCAGTTGCACTTAAACAATATCGATTATTGAGAACTTTCTTTAACGGAAGAACAATATATAAAAATATAAAAATGTTTCCAGCTGGATCATTTTATAAAGATAATAGAATAAATAGTTATTGGAAATTCCAAAAAATAGAGCAAGCAGCTCCTACCGATGAAGAGCTTCGTTACCTTATTGAAGATTCAGTTCGTTGCCGTCTTGTTTCCGATGTTCCTGTTGGATCATATTTAAGTGGTGGAATAGATTCTACAATTATAGCTAAACTATCTGGGACAGAACATACTTGGACAATTGGAAGTAAAACAAATAATGAGTTTGATTATGCAGCCCTTGCCGCAAAGTCATGCTCCTCTCAACATCATGAAGTTGAGTATAATGCTGAAGAATTTTATGAAACTGCAAAAAAACTTATAAAATTACGTATGGAACCTTTTTCTGTCCCAAATGAAGTCCTTATCTATTTAATGACGAAAAAGGTAAAGCAAAAAAATACAGTTATCCTTTCTGGAGAAGGTGCGGATGAACTCTTTTTTGGTTACGATCGCATATTTCGTTGGGCAAATGAAACTAAAACTTTTAATATTGAGAAATTTGCAGATCTTTATGCTTATGGCTCAGTAAAAGATTTAGAAATAATAGAAGATGCTTTAGAGCCTTTTATGCATTTCTCAGAGCCCATTAGTATTGTGGCCGCATTTTTTCAAACCGCTCACTTACATGGCTTATTAAGACGTCTTGATAATTCTACAATGCTTTGCTCCGTTGAAGCTCGAGAACCTTTTGTTGATTATAGACTAATAGAGAGAATGGCTGGAGTTCCTTTTAATTACCGAATGAAAGATGGAATCGTAAAAGCACCTCTGAAAAGAATTTTTAAAGATATCATTCCGAAAGAAATTATTGAGAGAAAAAAAGTTGGATTTCCTGTTAAACTAGAAGAAGTTATTCCACCTTTTATAAAAGGTGACACACCAATGGATCGTTGGTTTAATTTTAATTTACAAGTTCTAGGAATAGATGAAGTGTAA
- a CDS encoding glycosyltransferase — translation MSKNSDIKVALVIDWLTVYGGAERVVEQIIECYPNCDIFSLIDFLDDKQRFFVKGKKASTSFIQKLPFAKKLYRIYLPFMPMAIESFNLGKYDLVISSSHAVARGVITYPNQIHFSYLQARGLKYLYEEKSNYTQGNILGIFKEWLSHKVRMWDSIASSRPDYTISNSKFVSNWNKKIHLVDSHVIHPPVDIDLFSSYFSESKEDYYVIVGRMEPYKRFDIAIKAFNILGKKLIVIGSGTCENKLKKMSLPNIEFIGYQSKETIAKIISKARGFIFPGREDFGISLVEAQACGTPVIANGQGGACEIVNNIGNSNNPTGILFKEQTVESLVDSIHYFESLKDKILPNDCLQNAKRFSKEIFKNNLMNFINSKTYDLK, via the coding sequence ATGTCAAAGAATTCAGATATTAAAGTTGCTCTCGTAATTGATTGGTTAACTGTATACGGAGGAGCTGAAAGAGTCGTAGAACAGATAATTGAATGCTATCCAAATTGTGATATTTTTTCCTTAATTGATTTTTTAGATGACAAACAAAGATTTTTTGTTAAAGGCAAAAAAGCAAGCACTTCATTCATACAAAAACTACCTTTTGCAAAAAAATTATATCGAATCTATTTACCATTTATGCCAATGGCAATAGAATCATTTAATTTAGGAAAATATGACCTTGTTATTTCCTCATCCCATGCAGTAGCAAGGGGTGTTATAACATACCCCAATCAAATTCATTTTAGTTATTTGCAAGCTAGAGGATTAAAATATCTTTATGAAGAAAAATCAAATTATACTCAAGGAAATATCTTAGGAATATTTAAAGAATGGCTATCTCATAAAGTCAGAATGTGGGACTCCATTGCCTCAAGCAGGCCTGATTACACTATTTCAAATTCAAAATTTGTGTCTAACTGGAACAAAAAAATACACTTAGTAGATTCACATGTAATTCATCCTCCAGTTGATATTGATTTATTTTCTAGCTATTTTAGTGAATCTAAAGAAGATTATTACGTTATAGTTGGAAGAATGGAGCCTTATAAACGCTTTGATATTGCAATTAAAGCATTTAATATTTTAGGAAAAAAGCTAATTGTTATTGGTTCAGGAACTTGTGAAAATAAATTAAAAAAAATGTCGCTTCCTAACATAGAATTTATTGGATATCAAAGTAAAGAAACCATTGCTAAAATAATTTCTAAAGCAAGAGGATTTATCTTTCCAGGTAGAGAAGATTTTGGAATATCACTTGTTGAAGCTCAAGCATGTGGAACACCGGTTATTGCTAATGGTCAAGGTGGGGCTTGCGAAATTGTAAATAATATTGGCAACAGCAACAATCCAACAGGAATTTTATTTAAAGAGCAAACAGTAGAATCTTTGGTAGATTCGATACATTATTTTGAATCGCTTAAAGATAAAATATTACCCAATGATTGTTTGCAAAATGCAAAAAGGTTTTCCAAAGAAATTTTTAAAAATAATCTTATGAATTTTATTAATAGTAAAACTTATGATTTAAAATGA